In Enoplosus armatus isolate fEnoArm2 chromosome 2, fEnoArm2.hap1, whole genome shotgun sequence, one DNA window encodes the following:
- the LOC139294699 gene encoding SEC14-like protein 1, with protein MVQKYQSPVRVYKHPFELVMEAYERRFPTCHLIPMFVASDVVEEETSEDGSTQRVERRCALDVDAPRLLKRIAGVDYVYFIQKNTLNRKERTLHIESHNETFSNRVIIHETCCYSVHPENEDWTCFEQTASLDIKSFFGFESTVEKIAMKQYASSIKKGKEIIEFYLKELEDEGITHVPRWTPSSHPLPLPRPTSLSTSPLVLPELAVTPAVSIPQPTDTKDATSQDAKQDSSALQADLTEILAGTPEDKLDADYIKRYLGDLTPLQESCLIRLRKWLQETHKGKIPKDEHILRFLRARDFNMDKAREILCQSLTWRKQHQVDYLLETWSSPQVLQDYYTGGWHHHDRDGRPLYILRLGQMDTKGLVRALGEESLLRHVLSINEEGLRRCEENTKVFGRPISCWTCLVDLEGLNMRHLWRPGVKALLRIIEVVEANYPETLGRLLILRAPRVFPVLWTLVSPFIDENTRKKFLIYAGNDYQGPGGLVDYIDKEIIPDFLGGECMCEVPEGGLVPKSMYRTAEELENEDVRLWTETIYQSASVFKGAPHELLIEIIDASSVITWDFDMCKGDVVFNIYHSKRAPQPPRKDPLGAHGITSPGGNNVQLIDKSWTLGQDYSMVESPLSCKEGESVQGSHITRWPGFYILQWKFHNMPACSATNLPRVDDVLATLQVSSHKCKVMYYTEVLGSEDFRGSMTSLESSHSGFSQLSAATTSSSQSQSSSMISR; from the exons GCGTATGAGCGCCGGTTCCCCACCTGCCACCTTATCCCCATGTTTGTGGCAAGTGACGTGGTGGAAGAGGAGACCAGCGAGGACGGTTCCACCCAAAGGGTTGAGCGCCGCTGTGCCCTGGATGTTGACGCCCCGCGCCTGCTCAAAAGG ATTGCAGGTGTGGACTATGTCTACTTCAtccagaaaaacacactgaaccGCAAAGAGAGGACACTTCACATCGAGTCTCATAACGAGACTTTCTCCAACAGGGTCATCATCCATGAGACCTGCTGCTATTCG GTTCACCCGGAAAATGAGGACTGGACGTGTTTTGAGCAGACCGCCAGCCTGGACATCAAGTCCTTCTTTGGCTTTGAGAGCACCGTGGAAAAGATTGCCATGAAGCAGTACGCCAGCAGTAtcaaaaag GGAAAAGAAATCATAGAGTTCTACCTGAAGGAGCTAGAGGATGAGGGGATCACCCACGTGCCACGCTGGactccctcctcccacccccTGCCTCTCCCGCGGCCCACCAGCCTCTCCACCAGCCCACTCGTTCTCCCCGAACTCGCAGTCACGCCCGCCGTTTCTATCCCGCAGCCCACCGACACCAAGGACGCCACCTCTCAGGACGCCAAGCAGGACAGCAGCGCACTTCAGGCAGACCTAACAGAGATCCTGGCTGGTACACCTGAAG acAAGTTGGATGCAGACTATATCAAGCGTTACCTAGGCGACCTGACCCCCCTGCAGGAGAGCTGTCTGATCAGACTTCGCAAATGGCTGCAGGAGACGCACAAGGGAAAG ATCCCTAAGGACGAGCACATACTGCGTTTCTTGCGTGCCAGGGACTTCAACATGGACAAGGCGCGGGAGATCCTATGCCAGTCGCTGACCTGGAGGAAGCAGCACCAGGTGGACTACCTGCTGGAAACCTGGAGCTCACCACAGGTCCTCCAGGACTACTACACCGGGGGCTGGCACCACCATGACAGAG ATGGTCGTCCTTTGTACATCCTGAGGTTGGGCCAGATGGACACCAAAGGGCTTGTCCGTGCTCTCGGGGAGGAGTCTCTGCTCAGACAC GTGCTGTCTATTAATGAGGAGGGTCTGAGACGCTGTGAGGAGAACACCAAGGTGTTTGGGCGGCCCATCAG CTGCTGGACGTGTCTGGTAGATCTGGAGGGGCTGAACATGCGTCACCTGTGGCGACCAGGAGTCAAGGCGCTGCTGAGGATCATTGAGGTCGTGGAGGCCAACTACCCAGAGACTCTGGGACGGCTGCTTATCTTGAGAGCTCCTAGAGTTTTCCCTGTCCTGTGGACGCTG GTGAGCCCGTTCATTGATGAAAACACCCGCAAGAAGTTCCTCATCTACGCAGGCAATGACTACCAGGGTCCTGGAGGGCTGGTGGACTACATAGACAAGGAGATCATCCCTGACTTCCTGGGAGGAGAGTGTATG TGTGAGGTACCAGAAGGCGGCCTGGTTCCCAAGTCGATGTACCGCACAGCTGAGGAGCTCGAGAACGAAGACGTTCGCCTGTGGACCGAGACGATCTACCAAAGCGCCAGCGTCTTCAAGGGAGCTCCCCACGAG CTTCTGATTGAGATCATTGACGCCTCCTCAGTCATCACCTGGGACTTTGACATGTGCAAAGGCGACGTGGTTTTCAACATCTACCACTCCAAGCGGGCCCCCCAGCCGCCGCGCAAGGACCCCCTGGGAGCCCACGGCATCACCTCCCCAGGAGGCAACAATGTCCAGCTTATCGACAAGTCGTGGACGCTGGGGCAAGATTACAGCATGGTGGAGTCCCCGCTCTCCTGCAAGGAGGGCGAGAGCGTGCAG GGCTCCCATATTACCCGGTGGCCAGGTTTCTATATCCTCCAGTGGAAGTTCCACAACATGCCGGCCTGCTCGGCCACCAACCTGCCCCGGGTGGACGACGTGCTGGCCACCCTGCAGGTCTCCTCGCACAAGTGCAAAGTCATGTACTACACTGAGGTGTTGGGCTCTGAGGACTTTAG gGGTTCGATGACCAGCCTGGAGTCGAGCCACAGCGGTTTCTCTCAGCTCAGCGccgccaccacctcctccagtcAATCCCAGTCCAGCTCGATGATCTCCAGGTAG
- the LOC139301044 gene encoding endonuclease V-like: MFAPAEDLVKQWESEQARLRQQVVEDDTEDWQRSPDFSGLERVGGVDLSFIKGDDVNACAQLVVLSYPNLEMLYEDSQMVTLTAPYIAGFLAFRETPFLLEALQRLERNQPKLLPQVVFVDGNGLFHYREFGLACHLGVLSGLPCVGVAKNLLQVQGVYKSEEHQSQIAALQKGGDSFPLTAASGKVLGKALRSSDKSSKPVYVSVGHKISVDTAVRLTHSCCRYRVPEPIRQADCRSREYLRVRFPAADT; this comes from the exons ATGTTCGCTCCTGCAGAAGATCTGGTCAAGCAGTGGGAGAG TGAGCAGGCTCGTCTCAGACAGCAGGTGGTGGAGGATGACACCGAGGACTGGCAGAGGAGTCCAGACTTCTCGGGCCTGGAGAGAGTCGGGGGAGTGGACCTCTCCTTCATCAAAGGGGACGACGTCAACGCCTGCGCCCAGCTCGTGGTGCTCAGCTACCCCAACCTGGAG ATGCTGTATGAGGACAGTCAGATGGTGACCCTGACGGCCCCCTACATCGCTGGCTTCCTGGCTTTCAGAGAAACCCCCTTCCTCCTGGAGGCTCTGCAGCGGCTCGAGAGGAACCAGCCTAAACTTCTGCCTCAG GTGGTGTTTGTGGACGGGAATGGTCTCTTCCACTACAGAG AGTTCGGCCTGGCGTGTCATCTCGGAGTGCTGTCAGGGCTGCCGTGTGTGGGCGTGGCCAAGAACCTGCTGCAGGTGCAGGGCGTGTACAAGAGTGAAGAGCACCAGTCGCAG ATAGCTGCTCTGCAGAAAGGAGGAGACAGCTTCCCACTCACAGCCGCCTCAGGCAAAGTGCTCGGAAAG GCGTTGCGAAGCTCCGACAAGAGCTCGAAGCCGGTGTACGTGTCGGTTGGCCACAAGATCAGCGTGGACACAGCTGTACGCCTCACACACTCCTGCTGCCGCTACCGGGTCCCAGAGCCCAtcagacag